A single region of the Candidatus Eisenbacteria bacterium genome encodes:
- a CDS encoding formylglycine-generating enzyme family protein, with product MRRYFSVLVISLMLMVGVAASQHEVAWKMKVHRDGTVYEFSLSQIDSLTFYGDTLMTPVPGGVFIMGDGVAGGGVDEHEVTLTHDFYLGNYEVTNQEYLEAVQWAYEQGYVTATTALVQDNLDGSVADLLDMSADNCEIQYDGAGTFFLRQSPSSLAQGAYPAGYNPSNHPVKEMTWFGAASYCDWLSLQKGLPRAYEHTGNWACNGCDPYGAEGYRLPTDAEWEYAAQFDDERIYPWGSEVPDCSRVNYDAGPHCIGWTTPVGSYPDAPAGLGLSDVAGNAWEWCNDRFAGGLGTDPATDPPGPVTGNFRVIRGGSWLYQAAQLRCSYRQGVDQNESGNDVGFRIARTASQ from the coding sequence ATGAGACGATACTTCAGTGTTTTGGTGATAAGTCTGATGTTGATGGTTGGCGTCGCTGCGAGTCAGCATGAAGTCGCCTGGAAGATGAAAGTGCATCGAGACGGAACCGTTTATGAATTTAGTCTATCACAAATCGACAGCCTAACATTTTACGGAGATACGCTTATGACTCCGGTTCCAGGAGGAGTCTTTATAATGGGAGATGGGGTGGCCGGAGGTGGGGTAGACGAGCACGAGGTGACTCTGACACATGATTTTTATCTGGGGAACTATGAGGTGACAAACCAAGAGTATCTTGAGGCAGTGCAATGGGCGTATGAGCAGGGGTATGTGACGGCCACGACTGCTTTAGTTCAGGACAACCTGGACGGGAGTGTCGCGGATCTTCTGGATATGAGCGCTGACAACTGCGAGATCCAGTATGATGGAGCCGGGACCTTCTTTCTGCGCCAATCTCCATCGAGCCTTGCCCAGGGCGCTTATCCCGCGGGATACAACCCCTCGAACCATCCTGTGAAGGAAATGACCTGGTTTGGGGCGGCAAGTTATTGTGATTGGCTAAGCCTTCAGAAAGGGCTACCGAGAGCTTATGAACATACTGGAAATTGGGCGTGTAATGGCTGTGATCCGTATGGAGCGGAAGGCTACCGGCTGCCGACGGATGCGGAGTGGGAGTACGCAGCACAGTTTGATGATGAGCGGATCTATCCGTGGGGGAGTGAGGTGCCCGACTGTAGCCGGGTCAACTACGATGCAGGCCCACATTGTATAGGCTGGACAACTCCCGTCGGGAGCTATCCCGATGCTCCCGCAGGCTTGGGTCTCTCTGACGTGGCCGGAAATGCGTGGGAGTGGTGTAACGATCGGTTCGCGGGGGGGCTTGGGACGGATCCAGCGACTGATCCTCCCGGCCCAGTGACTGGGAACTTTCGCGTTATCCGTGGAGGGTCTTGGCTCTATCAGGCAGCACAATTGCGTTGTTCTTATCGCCAGGGCGTTGACCAGAATGAAAGTGGAAATGATGTCGGCTTCCGAATCGCCAGAACCGCAAGTCAATAA
- a CDS encoding right-handed parallel beta-helix repeat-containing protein yields MRIRLFAAVLISLVLPVIGSATTWEIYPDGSGDAPTIQAGIDGAATGDSILINAGTYYERLTLPVDRDEFTLVGVGLPVIDADRFGFILGLSQEGTVFENLAFTQGHTYIGGVGTLSSREIWFRNCEFYNNTANLEGGCFAILNGGIAHFENCSFENNLAWGTGGGAIQVDEGGSIELEHCVFRGNHVVGITGNDGGGAIHFRNTSSCSIRFCLFEENTTDYEAGAIRSYNSPVSLYSNTFLDNEARTAAGACVLNTSGPQVVLMKNIFVNNRDPVKAIYLEGSDLLFDIECNDFWNHVESTVISPAWIDTNGNFSLNPLFCDPDNGDFTLHADSPCVPGNHPDGYECGLIGAYDVGCGMAGVPNAMVQNTTWGQIKATYR; encoded by the coding sequence ATGCGTATTCGATTGTTTGCTGCTGTCCTGATCAGTTTGGTTCTACCGGTAATCGGATCGGCTACGACTTGGGAAATCTACCCCGACGGCTCCGGTGACGCGCCGACGATTCAGGCGGGGATTGATGGGGCGGCGACAGGTGACTCGATCCTGATCAATGCGGGTACATACTATGAGCGGCTCACTCTTCCCGTAGATCGGGACGAGTTCACACTTGTTGGTGTGGGTTTGCCGGTAATCGATGCTGATAGATTCGGATTCATTCTGGGATTGAGCCAAGAGGGTACCGTATTTGAAAACCTTGCGTTTACTCAAGGTCACACATACATAGGTGGAGTGGGAACCCTTTCATCTAGGGAAATCTGGTTTAGAAACTGCGAGTTCTATAACAACACAGCCAATCTTGAGGGTGGTTGCTTTGCCATCCTAAATGGTGGAATCGCCCATTTCGAGAATTGCAGTTTTGAGAATAACTTGGCATGGGGAACTGGGGGAGGGGCCATTCAGGTCGATGAGGGTGGATCGATAGAATTAGAACATTGTGTATTCAGAGGGAATCATGTGGTGGGCATTACGGGAAATGATGGTGGAGGTGCTATCCACTTCAGGAATACCTCTTCATGTTCTATTCGTTTCTGTCTCTTTGAAGAGAATACCACAGATTATGAAGCCGGGGCTATTCGATCTTACAACTCACCTGTCAGCTTATACTCCAATACATTTTTAGATAACGAAGCCAGGACAGCTGCCGGGGCATGTGTGTTAAACACTTCCGGACCGCAGGTAGTACTTATGAAGAACATCTTTGTTAATAATCGTGATCCTGTAAAAGCAATCTACCTTGAGGGAAGTGATCTTCTATTTGATATTGAATGTAATGATTTTTGGAATCATGTAGAAAGTACCGTGATAAGCCCTGCTTGGATTGACACTAATGGTAACTTTTCCCTCAACCCCCTCTTCTGCGACCCAGACAATGGCGACTTCACCCTCCATGCTGATTCCCCCTGCGTCCCCGGCAACCACCCGGATGGGTATGAATGTGGGCTGATCGGGGCGTATGATGTTGGGTGCGGGATGGCCGGGGTGCCGAATGCGATGGTGCAGAATACGACCTGGGGCCAGATCAAGGCGACGTACCGATAA
- a CDS encoding T9SS type A sorting domain-containing protein, protein MGGGSRAEISMDNMLSGTTAGQGNGYFNLYQAPAGYAFVLTDFAWIWDSIPTGDYDTYTKLLSDTEEKWSWWTESEAFGVGISAETHWNTGILFAPDNVVKIEILGLNPSINWHAYWSGYLRSTAPADVGESIHPLPDQQILTSPNPSGDLSNLDFSLTQSDHVIVAVFDVQGRKIRTLHEGQLPQGAYSMPWDGTDDQGNAVSDGIYFTRIETAEKTSVGKLTRVR, encoded by the coding sequence ATGGGAGGCGGCTCCAGAGCTGAAATCAGTATGGATAATATGCTGAGCGGAACTACAGCCGGTCAGGGTAATGGATATTTTAATTTATATCAGGCGCCAGCCGGCTACGCATTTGTCCTCACTGACTTCGCATGGATTTGGGACTCAATCCCTACCGGAGATTATGATACATATACAAAACTGCTCTCAGATACCGAAGAAAAATGGAGTTGGTGGACCGAATCCGAGGCTTTTGGCGTGGGAATCTCTGCCGAGACTCACTGGAATACAGGTATTCTGTTTGCTCCAGACAATGTTGTGAAAATTGAAATTCTCGGATTAAATCCGTCAATTAATTGGCATGCCTACTGGTCCGGCTACCTCCGCTCAACAGCACCAGCCGATGTCGGCGAATCAATCCACCCACTCCCTGACCAACAGATCCTAACGAGTCCCAATCCCAGCGGCGATCTATCAAACCTGGATTTCAGCCTTACTCAATCGGATCACGTGATTGTCGCCGTATTCGACGTCCAGGGACGTAAGATCAGAACGCTTCACGAGGGGCAACTTCCACAAGGTGCTTACTCGATGCCGTGGGATGGAACGGACGATCAGGGCAACGCAGTATCCGATGGGATTTATTTTACACGAATTGAGACGGCTGAAAAGACAAGTGTTGGTAAATTGACCAGGGTTCGGTGA
- a CDS encoding EVE domain-containing protein, producing the protein MNYWLFIVTKRKDETGTILPRAVLEQRAADRFWGLAEKTPNRKLVRKGDKIIFYIALPESAFGGEATLAGVCRKLNSQERRVLSHEKQVFETDLGVDLDDVVIWSRPIPISVLVPRLSFIENKEYWFTYFQGGIRQISEQDYRLITSDVTQTLTEKIATEKDLESESEFALESHLEEFIEDNWVSINWGASLGLYATEEQSGRQFPAGLWSIDFLAIDAVTNDLVVIELKKGKTSDATVGQTLRYVNWVKGNIADPGQGVRAIIIARQIDEALKYAVMNQPDIQVKTYKIRFNLETRLGEQT; encoded by the coding sequence ATGAACTATTGGCTTTTCATAGTGACGAAGCGAAAGGACGAAACGGGGACAATACTCCCACGAGCTGTTTTGGAACAAAGAGCTGCGGACCGATTCTGGGGTCTCGCTGAAAAGACTCCAAACAGGAAGCTTGTGAGGAAGGGTGACAAAATAATCTTCTATATTGCCTTGCCGGAGTCGGCCTTTGGAGGAGAAGCAACCCTTGCCGGGGTCTGCAGGAAACTTAACTCGCAGGAGCGAAGAGTGCTGAGCCATGAGAAGCAGGTGTTCGAGACAGACTTGGGAGTTGATCTTGACGATGTCGTCATCTGGAGCAGGCCGATACCAATAAGCGTTCTTGTTCCCAGATTGTCATTCATAGAGAACAAAGAATATTGGTTCACATACTTCCAAGGAGGAATACGTCAAATCTCCGAGCAGGATTACCGCCTGATCACATCTGATGTGACCCAGACTCTTACAGAAAAGATAGCGACGGAGAAGGATTTGGAAAGCGAATCCGAGTTTGCGCTGGAGAGCCATCTAGAAGAGTTCATTGAGGACAATTGGGTTAGCATAAACTGGGGAGCATCTCTAGGATTGTATGCAACAGAGGAACAATCTGGCCGGCAATTCCCAGCGGGTTTATGGAGCATCGATTTCCTGGCGATAGATGCCGTTACCAATGACCTTGTTGTAATCGAATTGAAAAAGGGAAAGACGAGCGATGCTACGGTGGGGCAGACGCTCAGATACGTTAACTGGGTAAAAGGCAATATCGCCGATCCAGGCCAAGGGGTAAGGGCCATAATCATAGCAAGGCAAATCGACGAGGCACTGAAATACGCAGTAATGAACCAGCCAGACATTCAGGTCAAAACCTACAAGATCCGATTTAACTTGGAGACCCGACTGGGTGAACAAACATGA
- a CDS encoding SAM-dependent methyltransferase — MNTQLAILISRYGITADGETIQVHGKYRPDVLFELRGLRVVIEGKFADHPRAEDVVLNDARGRVKSGIAHMAAATVYPLALRTTSTTKIIEQLECSSLKYRIVSESHETEQWFEGTPADLMDALRRAQEGLTQDDIVEQTARSLTLQLEGIAKLWMGQKGACDRLSTLLGIMAPRNENDEKAEARRETAAKVSALVLANAFIFQEQLAPTDSRISTLATLDQQKDIVDAVRIEWQWIWKNINYVPIFQLGESILLELPTSINTLTAVRALVSEARSICSQQAALRHDLMGRIYHWLLHNAKFLGTYYTSVSSATLLLKLAFAAKWSNDFGDPRQLADFKVADLACGTGTLLMAAAQAISDTYIRTRSEDGRGLTPVDLRSLHSALMENVLHGYDVLPSAVHLTASTLAMLAPEVAFRAMNLYVMPFGIDHGIVQLGSLDFLTKGEIKTQMALDYSHTEVIRTGAAFSHATTAKMPGGLNLCVMNPPFVRSVGGNLLFGSLPDERGQMQKELKARVKEIGANVTAGLGSVFVALADRWLVKGGRLAFVLPAALTSGEAWGPTRKLIADRYHLETVISSHDAGRQNFSENTELSEVLFIARRLMHKEAAGPTTYINLWRNPRSIHEALDLATRIKNIQDPVCIEGIGVTVIRSPSGKIGEIVTTPPAQGEGKWTGVFFAQTELLRACWALESGKLRVPGSELTTSIKVCRLDALGGLGYDRRDIHDAFEVSTDDVSPHPAFWGHQAERVSCIAETSNAYLIPRTKPAKGRKLKDGKAVWAKAGNILLVERLRSNTHRVLGIGFSKSVLGNTWWAFRGNGLSRSQDKALLLWLNSSLALLLFFGRRVITQGAWMQMKKPAWLSMTVLDVQDLSERQIRSLAEAYDRLSKQELGALAKLDSDPIRQAIDNALSDALKLPDLAHIRLLLAREPGLNAKDIKRPK; from the coding sequence GTGAATACACAGCTTGCCATTTTGATCTCACGTTACGGCATCACTGCGGACGGCGAGACTATTCAGGTGCACGGTAAGTATCGTCCCGACGTGCTGTTCGAACTGCGCGGATTGCGTGTCGTCATCGAAGGTAAGTTTGCCGACCATCCCAGGGCAGAAGATGTCGTGCTCAATGACGCCCGCGGTCGTGTCAAGAGCGGCATTGCCCACATGGCAGCCGCAACCGTTTACCCGCTTGCACTCCGCACCACCTCTACGACCAAAATTATCGAGCAGTTGGAATGCTCCTCTCTCAAGTATCGAATTGTCTCGGAATCCCACGAGACTGAACAATGGTTCGAGGGTACGCCCGCAGACTTGATGGATGCGCTGCGGCGCGCGCAAGAAGGTCTGACCCAAGACGACATCGTCGAGCAGACCGCCAGATCACTGACCCTTCAGCTCGAAGGTATTGCCAAACTCTGGATGGGCCAGAAGGGCGCTTGTGATCGCCTCTCGACCCTCCTCGGCATAATGGCACCGAGAAACGAGAACGACGAGAAGGCCGAAGCACGGCGTGAAACGGCCGCCAAGGTCTCGGCCCTTGTCCTCGCCAACGCCTTCATTTTTCAAGAGCAGCTTGCGCCTACCGATAGCCGCATCTCGACCCTTGCGACGCTCGACCAGCAGAAGGACATTGTCGACGCCGTCAGGATAGAATGGCAATGGATCTGGAAGAACATCAACTATGTACCGATCTTCCAGCTTGGCGAAAGCATTCTGCTAGAGCTGCCGACGAGCATCAACACGCTGACTGCCGTTCGGGCGCTTGTCAGCGAGGCCCGTTCAATCTGTTCGCAGCAAGCGGCCCTCCGGCACGATCTCATGGGGCGCATTTATCACTGGTTGCTGCACAATGCTAAATTCCTCGGCACCTATTACACCTCGGTCTCTTCTGCGACGCTTCTCCTGAAGCTCGCTTTCGCTGCCAAGTGGTCCAATGACTTTGGTGATCCTCGGCAACTCGCAGATTTCAAGGTAGCCGACCTTGCCTGTGGCACCGGAACTCTACTGATGGCTGCCGCGCAGGCGATTTCGGATACGTACATTCGCACTCGCTCAGAGGATGGCCGAGGACTTACACCTGTTGATCTCCGCTCGCTGCACTCCGCGCTCATGGAGAATGTGCTTCATGGTTACGACGTGCTTCCTTCCGCCGTGCATCTCACCGCCTCAACACTCGCGATGCTCGCTCCGGAAGTCGCCTTTCGAGCGATGAACCTCTACGTCATGCCATTTGGAATCGACCACGGAATCGTGCAGCTCGGCAGTCTCGATTTTCTCACCAAAGGCGAGATCAAGACACAGATGGCACTTGACTACTCCCATACCGAGGTCATCCGAACGGGGGCCGCCTTCTCGCACGCAACTACAGCTAAGATGCCCGGCGGGCTGAACCTGTGTGTAATGAACCCACCTTTCGTCCGCAGCGTAGGTGGCAATCTCCTCTTCGGTTCGCTCCCTGATGAGCGGGGGCAGATGCAGAAGGAGTTGAAAGCGCGGGTCAAGGAAATCGGTGCGAACGTAACAGCAGGTCTTGGCAGCGTGTTCGTAGCTCTTGCCGACCGATGGCTTGTTAAGGGCGGCCGTCTTGCTTTTGTGCTTCCCGCCGCGCTTACATCCGGGGAAGCATGGGGTCCCACTCGCAAACTTATTGCCGACCGATATCACTTGGAAACTGTCATCTCCAGCCACGATGCCGGGCGGCAGAATTTCTCGGAAAACACTGAGCTGTCTGAGGTTCTATTCATAGCGAGGAGGTTGATGCACAAGGAAGCTGCAGGCCCCACAACATACATCAATCTTTGGCGTAATCCGCGTTCGATCCACGAAGCCCTCGACTTGGCTACTCGCATCAAAAACATACAAGATCCCGTGTGTATTGAAGGCATTGGCGTTACCGTTATTCGCTCACCATCCGGTAAGATCGGCGAGATCGTGACCACTCCACCGGCACAGGGTGAAGGCAAATGGACCGGAGTATTCTTCGCCCAAACGGAATTGCTTCGCGCGTGCTGGGCACTCGAGAGCGGAAAGCTTCGCGTACCGGGAAGTGAGCTTACGACGTCGATCAAGGTTTGCCGCCTCGATGCTCTAGGAGGTCTCGGCTACGACCGGCGCGACATTCACGATGCTTTCGAGGTGTCGACCGACGATGTGTCGCCGCATCCCGCCTTCTGGGGGCACCAAGCAGAGCGGGTGTCTTGCATTGCGGAAACGAGCAATGCCTACTTGATCCCACGTACCAAGCCCGCCAAGGGCAGGAAGCTCAAAGATGGCAAAGCGGTTTGGGCGAAGGCAGGTAACATTCTTCTTGTGGAGCGGCTCCGTTCCAACACCCATCGAGTGCTCGGTATTGGCTTCAGCAAGTCAGTGCTAGGCAATACATGGTGGGCGTTCAGAGGCAACGGTCTCAGCCGCTCTCAGGACAAAGCCCTATTGCTCTGGTTGAACAGCTCGCTCGCCTTGCTGCTGTTCTTCGGCCGCCGCGTTATTACGCAAGGCGCATGGATGCAAATGAAGAAGCCAGCATGGCTTTCCATGACTGTGCTCGATGTCCAGGATTTGTCGGAAAGACAGATCAGGAGCCTCGCCGAAGCCTACGACAGACTCTCGAAACAGGAGCTGGGCGCTCTCGCCAAACTCGACAGCGACCCAATTCGCCAAGCCATCGACAACGCGCTCTCGGATGCTCTGAAGTTACCTGACCTCGCTCATATCCGCCTGCTTCTGGCGCGTGAGCCCGGCCTCAACGCCAAGGACATCAAGCGGCCCAAGTAG